One Desulfobulbus propionicus DSM 2032 DNA segment encodes these proteins:
- a CDS encoding septal ring lytic transglycosylase RlpA family protein, with translation MKGVATVYADKFIGRKTASGQRFRQSELTAAHRLLPLGTKVRVTNLRNQKTVEVRINDRGPWAKGRIIDLSAAAAAKVGMAKRGTALVKLEVVSSASSG, from the coding sequence ATGAAAGGGGTAGCCACCGTCTATGCCGATAAATTCATCGGCAGGAAAACCGCCAGCGGCCAACGGTTCCGCCAGAGCGAACTGACCGCCGCCCATCGTTTGTTGCCACTTGGCACCAAGGTGCGGGTCACCAACCTCCGCAATCAAAAAACAGTCGAAGTACGGATCAACGATCGCGGGCCTTGGGCCAAGGGCCGGATCATTGATCTGTCGGCTGCCGCAGCGGCCAAGGTCGGGATGGCCAAGCGCGGCACCGCCTTGGTCAAACTCGAGGTCGTCTCCTCGGCCTCCTCGGGTTGA